In Streptomyces sclerotialus, the DNA window GGCCATCGCGCGGCAGCTGCGGGAGCGCGGCGCCGAGCTGTACGCCTACGACCCCGCACTGTGCGAGACCCGGCCCGACCTCAGCGACCTGCTCACCCTCACCGACGACCCGCTGGCCGCCGCGGACGGGGCCGACGCCTGCCTCGTGCTCACCGAGTGGCCGGAGTTCCTGGAACTGGACTGGGACAAGGTCGCCGAACGCCTCGACGGCCGCATCGTCCACGACTTCCGCAACTTCCTCGACCAGGACCGGCTGGACCGCGCCGGGCTCGTCCGGCAGAGCATCGGCAGCCCGTACACGATGGCGGGCTGACCACCGCAGCGCGCCCGGCCCCCACCCCACGACAGACCGACCCGAAAGGTCTCTTGATGCGAGTCCTGTGCACCACCATCGGCAGTCCCTCACACGGACGCGCCCAGCTGCCCCTGCTGCGGGCCCTCGCCGCCGCCGGACACGAGGTACGGGTGGCGACCACCGAGGAGGTCGCGCCGCTCTTCCGCGATGACGACCTCACCGTCATCACCTGCATGCCGACCTTCACGCCGCAGCTGTTCATGGACGAGGAGTTCGACCTGGGCGGGGACGCGCCCGGCGCCGGGGCCGGGGAGCCCGACCCCGAGCAGCAGCAGGCCGCCATGATGCGCTTCATGGTCCAGGTGCTCTCCGGGCCGATGGCCAGGAAGCTCCGGGAGATCATGCTGCCCCTGGTCCGCGAGTTCGCACCCCAGCTCATCCTGCGCGACGGCATGGACCTCGGCTCGGTGCTCATCGCCGAAGAACTGGGCATCCCCCAGCTGCCCACCCCCTCCGGATCCAGCAACATGCTGAACCCGGAGGAGATCCACCCCGGCCTCAACACGCTGCGCGAAGAGTTCGGGCTGCCCGCCCAGGAGAGCCCGCTGTCGGTCGTCCCGCACGGGCGCATCGACTACGTGCCGGCCTCCTTCTCCTTCGCCCGGCACCTGCCAGGACCCTGGTCGTACCGGCAGACGGTGGAGGTCGACCGGAGCTCCGTCCTGCCCCCGTGGGTCGCCGAGCTGCCCACCGACCGGCCGCTGGTGTGGGCCGCCATCGGCACGGCGCTGCCGATGCTCCAGCAGCGGAAGGAGCAGGGCGAGGAGCAGCCCCCGGAGCTGCCGTTCGAGTTCCCGGACCCCGTCAAGACGCTGCAGAGCATCGTCGAGGCGGCGGCGAAGCTGGACGAGTGCACCGTGGTCGTCGCGACCTCGGGCATACCGGTGGACACCACGGAGCTGCCCCCGCACGTCCACCTCACCGAGCGGCTGCCGCAGCCGCTGCTGCTGGAGTGCGTCGACCTGTTCCTCACCCACGGCGGCTTCAACAGCATCCGTGAGGCGATGCGTACCGGTACGCCGCTGGCGGTGCTGCCGCAGTTCGGCGACCAGGGCCCCAACGCGCAGCGCGTCGAGGAGCTGGGGCTCGGCCGGGAGATCACCGACCGCACCCCGGACGGCATCGCCGCGGTCTGCCGCGCGGTGCTGGCCGACTCCGGTGCCGCCGCCACGGCCCGCCGGGCACGGCTGGCGATGCTGACCCTGCCGGAGATCGAGCACGCGGTGGCCGACCTGGAGAGGCTCGTCGGAGACCACGCGTGAGTTCTTCGGACGCGCTCCGCAAGCAGGAGCCGCGGCCCGCGGACGGACCGGCCGACGAGGCCGGTCCGCCCGCGCGGCTGTCGCACCGCGAGGTCGTCATCGTCCTGTCCGGCCTGATGCTCGGGATGTTCCTCGGCGCGCTGGACCAGACCGTGGTCTCCTCAGCGCTCCGCACCATCGCCGACGACCTGCACGGACTCACCGCCCAGGCCTGGGTGACCACGGCTTACCTCGTCACCGGCACCATCGCCACCCCGCTGTACGGCAAGCTGTCCGACATCCACGGCCGGCGGCCGGTCTACCTCGTCGCGATCGTGCTCTTCGCCGCCGGATCACTGCTGTGCGGCTGCGCCGCGTCCATCCACCAGCTCGCCGTGTTCCGGGCGGTCCAGGGGCTGGGCGGCGGCGGACTGATGTCCCTCGCCATGACCGTGATCGCGGATATCACCTCGCCGCGCGAACGGGGCCGTTACCAGGGCTGGTTCATGGCCGTCTTCGCCGGGTCCAGCATCGTCGGGCCCGTCGTCGGCGGCGTCTTCGCGGGCAGCGGCAGCCTGCTCGGCATCACCGGCTGGCGCTGGATCTTCCTGGTCAACGTGCCGCTGGCCGCGCTCGCCCTCGCCGTCATCACGCGCGTGCTGCGCCGGGTGCCGCACCGGCCGGTACGGCACCGACTGGACTACGGCGGCGCCCTGACCCTGGCCCTCGGCGTCGTCCCCCTGCTCGTCGTCGCCGAGCAGGGCCGCAGCTGGGGCTGGGCCTCACCGCCGGCCCTCGCCCTGTACGTCACCGGCGCGGCCGGACTCGCCGCCTTCGTACTGATCGAGCGGCGCATGGGCGAGGCGGCGCTGCTGCCGCTCCGCCTCTTCCGCGTCCGCAGCTTCCGCCTCGGCACGCTCCTCCACTTCATCGTCGGCATC includes these proteins:
- a CDS encoding MDR family MFS transporter — protein: MSSSDALRKQEPRPADGPADEAGPPARLSHREVVIVLSGLMLGMFLGALDQTVVSSALRTIADDLHGLTAQAWVTTAYLVTGTIATPLYGKLSDIHGRRPVYLVAIVLFAAGSLLCGCAASIHQLAVFRAVQGLGGGGLMSLAMTVIADITSPRERGRYQGWFMAVFAGSSIVGPVVGGVFAGSGSLLGITGWRWIFLVNVPLAALALAVITRVLRRVPHRPVRHRLDYGGALTLALGVVPLLVVAEQGRSWGWASPPALALYVTGAAGLAAFVLIERRMGEAALLPLRLFRVRSFRLGTLLHFIVGIGMFGAMTTLPLYLQLAQGMSPMAAGLAMLPTTVANVAVTLTVGRLISRTGRLKVHLVTGVGCFTAAMLVYATLQADSPLWYVAIGMLFMGAGLGAAMQTMTTLAQSEVPRTDMGAATASVNFFRSNGGTVGAAAFLSVLFSLAGSRIGERLDEAFRHPALRRLAEEPDNARALSGVLRPHGGLDLEDSAFLHTLDPRLALPFLEGYVAAMRVVFLTGAAVTLLAFVIAAWRVPNLELSDE
- a CDS encoding glycosyltransferase, producing the protein MRVLCTTIGSPSHGRAQLPLLRALAAAGHEVRVATTEEVAPLFRDDDLTVITCMPTFTPQLFMDEEFDLGGDAPGAGAGEPDPEQQQAAMMRFMVQVLSGPMARKLREIMLPLVREFAPQLILRDGMDLGSVLIAEELGIPQLPTPSGSSNMLNPEEIHPGLNTLREEFGLPAQESPLSVVPHGRIDYVPASFSFARHLPGPWSYRQTVEVDRSSVLPPWVAELPTDRPLVWAAIGTALPMLQQRKEQGEEQPPELPFEFPDPVKTLQSIVEAAAKLDECTVVVATSGIPVDTTELPPHVHLTERLPQPLLLECVDLFLTHGGFNSIREAMRTGTPLAVLPQFGDQGPNAQRVEELGLGREITDRTPDGIAAVCRAVLADSGAAATARRARLAMLTLPEIEHAVADLERLVGDHA